Proteins encoded by one window of Simiduia curdlanivorans:
- a CDS encoding VC0807 family protein, which produces MTQAQNDVEPQSPNGTDAKPKRESMLINLLFNIIIPTLILTKLSNDEWLGTKLGLIIALAFPIIYGARDFYQRGKFNFFSALGVVSVLLTGGISLLELDPKYIAIKEAAIPGLLGLATLFSLKTKFPLVRTFLYNDQIIKVDVVNHALDEFGNHMAFEAVLRNATYLLASSFALSSVLNYVLAKWIVVSAPGTAAFNEELGKMTALSYPVIALPAMAIMIFTLFYLFSNIKKLTHLNLEDIMHEA; this is translated from the coding sequence ATGACCCAAGCACAAAACGACGTTGAGCCACAATCACCTAACGGGACAGACGCAAAACCCAAGCGCGAAAGTATGTTGATCAACCTACTGTTCAACATCATCATCCCAACCTTAATCCTGACCAAATTAAGCAACGACGAGTGGCTAGGCACAAAATTGGGTCTGATTATCGCGCTCGCCTTCCCGATTATTTACGGTGCCAGAGATTTTTATCAGCGCGGCAAATTTAACTTCTTCTCGGCCCTCGGCGTGGTTAGCGTGCTGCTCACCGGCGGCATTAGCCTGCTCGAATTAGACCCCAAATACATCGCCATCAAGGAGGCCGCCATTCCCGGTCTGTTAGGCTTGGCAACCCTATTCTCGTTAAAAACCAAATTCCCTTTGGTGCGCACCTTTCTCTACAACGATCAAATCATTAAGGTGGATGTGGTCAATCACGCGCTGGACGAATTTGGCAACCACATGGCCTTCGAAGCGGTACTGAGAAATGCCACCTACCTGCTGGCCAGTTCCTTCGCGCTTAGCTCGGTGTTGAACTATGTGTTGGCAAAATGGATTGTCGTGAGCGCACCCGGCACCGCCGCCTTTAATGAAGAGCTGGGTAAAATGACGGCGCTGAGCTACCCGGTTATCGCGCTGCCGGCCATGGCGATCATGATATTCACACTGTTTTATCTTTTCAGTAACATTAAAAAACTGACCCACCTAAACCTTGAAGACATCATGCACGAGGCTTAA
- a CDS encoding transglutaminase TgpA family protein, which produces MLIDQIPRNSLLWLLFSLLLSVAPHLVHLPIWVVAAGCVVFYWRWKIHQGVWSMPGKLIKLMLVLVCAFGVWQGYGSWRGVEPTTGLLIVGMLLKLLEMKSRRDALLVVFLGFFTASAQLLFSQLILDTLYAGLCFWCLLGAQQLLFSEAQLQIKLALKKSALMLAQAIPIMLVLFLMTPRIAPLWSMPSQKHAAKTGISETMAPGDVVDLTKSARLAFRVSFDGATPPPAQRYWRGLVLSEFDGRAWKQRSYDFNPGGRGRDLKHHVPSPWRAKVDANTPLDALLKYQILMEPTNRHWLFTLGAPLNVQSRQRWLVTIDQTVETLAPIQERQAFMIESVLQQEAAELHPSMRKHYLSLPEGFNPRTLELAKQWAFEAQEPGAIIARFNAWIRKGFVYTLQPPPLGRDSVDDFLFETQRGFCEHFASSFVVFARAAGIPARVVTGYQGGELAADGDYLLVHQMDAHAWAEVWVDGQWLRVDPTGAVAPQRIEGGLREAMADDLTLLGEPLSLMRYSHLQWLNSARLQWDELNYYWQSQVVGFDQENHRAALNKWFSGMDSWQVGLIFLAAAALPLILLGLWMMWQGRPAPLPPVLRLLKLFEKRLPEADARKAGEPLGAFFARLGEQHPEQASQLQRLSLLFDRCLYAGSVKSSEYLKALKVQILAFKAIRSARVSGDKKSMSDKAS; this is translated from the coding sequence ATGTTAATTGATCAAATTCCCCGCAACAGTTTGCTCTGGTTGTTATTTTCCCTACTTCTGTCAGTGGCGCCGCATTTAGTGCATCTACCCATTTGGGTGGTGGCAGCCGGTTGCGTGGTATTTTATTGGCGCTGGAAAATACACCAGGGTGTGTGGTCCATGCCCGGTAAGCTTATCAAGCTGATGTTGGTGTTGGTGTGTGCGTTTGGCGTTTGGCAGGGCTACGGTAGCTGGCGTGGGGTAGAGCCCACCACCGGTTTATTGATCGTTGGCATGTTACTTAAATTGCTGGAAATGAAATCCCGCCGGGATGCACTACTGGTGGTGTTCTTAGGCTTTTTTACCGCCAGTGCCCAGTTGCTGTTCTCGCAATTAATTCTCGATACCCTATATGCCGGTTTGTGTTTTTGGTGTTTGTTGGGTGCACAACAACTGTTGTTCAGCGAGGCGCAGCTGCAAATAAAATTGGCGCTTAAAAAATCCGCGTTGATGTTGGCGCAGGCCATACCCATCATGTTGGTATTGTTTCTGATGACGCCGAGAATCGCGCCGCTTTGGTCTATGCCCTCGCAAAAACATGCGGCCAAAACTGGTATCAGCGAAACCATGGCGCCCGGTGACGTGGTTGATTTAACCAAATCAGCGCGGCTCGCCTTTAGGGTCTCCTTTGACGGCGCCACACCGCCCCCCGCGCAACGATATTGGCGTGGTTTGGTGCTCAGTGAGTTCGATGGCCGCGCCTGGAAACAGCGCTCCTACGATTTTAATCCGGGTGGTCGCGGTCGCGATTTAAAACATCATGTTCCATCGCCGTGGCGCGCGAAAGTGGATGCCAATACGCCGCTAGATGCGCTGCTGAAATACCAAATTTTGATGGAGCCCACAAACCGCCATTGGCTCTTTACCTTAGGTGCGCCGCTCAATGTCCAAAGCCGACAACGCTGGTTGGTGACTATCGATCAAACCGTTGAAACACTGGCGCCGATTCAAGAGCGGCAGGCGTTTATGATTGAGTCGGTGTTGCAACAGGAAGCAGCAGAACTGCATCCGTCTATGCGCAAGCACTACCTATCGCTACCCGAGGGTTTTAACCCGCGCACCCTTGAACTGGCAAAACAATGGGCTTTCGAAGCGCAAGAGCCGGGCGCCATTATTGCGCGCTTCAATGCCTGGATTCGAAAGGGCTTTGTATACACCTTGCAGCCACCCCCTCTGGGGCGCGATAGCGTGGACGACTTTTTGTTCGAAACCCAGCGCGGCTTTTGCGAACATTTTGCCAGTAGCTTTGTGGTGTTTGCTCGCGCCGCGGGTATACCGGCGCGCGTGGTCACCGGTTATCAAGGTGGCGAATTGGCGGCCGACGGCGATTACCTACTGGTCCACCAAATGGATGCCCACGCTTGGGCCGAAGTGTGGGTTGATGGCCAGTGGCTGCGCGTCGATCCTACCGGGGCGGTTGCTCCCCAGCGCATCGAAGGCGGTTTGCGCGAGGCTATGGCCGATGATCTAACGCTACTCGGCGAACCGCTTTCTTTGATGCGCTATAGCCACCTGCAATGGCTCAACAGCGCGCGCCTGCAGTGGGACGAATTGAATTACTATTGGCAGAGTCAAGTAGTGGGCTTCGATCAGGAAAATCATCGCGCGGCGTTAAATAAATGGTTTTCCGGAATGGACTCGTGGCAGGTGGGGCTGATTTTTCTAGCCGCCGCAGCCTTACCGTTAATACTGCTGGGCCTGTGGATGATGTGGCAGGGGCGCCCAGCCCCCTTGCCGCCGGTGTTGCGCTTACTTAAATTATTTGAAAAGCGCCTGCCCGAAGCCGATGCTCGAAAAGCCGGTGAGCCCTTAGGCGCTTTCTTCGCGCGCCTTGGCGAGCAGCATCCCGAGCAGGCCAGCCAGCTACAGCGCTTGAGTTTGCTCTTTGATCGTTGTCTTTACGCCGGCTCGGTAAAATCCAGTGAATACCTCAAGGCGTTAAAGGTGCAAATATTAGCCTTTAAAGCTATTCGGTCCGCGCGAGTCAGCGGCGATAAAAAATCCATGAGTGATAAAGCAAGTTAA
- a CDS encoding segregation and condensation protein A translates to MADQATASAHPDQAEMPWAIVQGKAYTDLPKDLYIPPDALEVILEAFEGPLDLLLYLIRRQNLDILEINVAEITRQYMSYVDMMTAIQFELAAEYLVMAAMLAEIKSRMLLPRSTLDDEEEEDPRAQLIRRLQEYERFKQAAEDLEALPRVGREIFHASAQAPDRNSTRPEPDVDLKELLLALSEVLRRADMFESHHVHKEKLSTRERMAQVLDRLAHRQFMPFVHLFKVEEGRLGVVVTFLAVLELIKESLVEIVQNENFAAIHVRARTQ, encoded by the coding sequence GTGGCCGATCAAGCGACGGCCAGTGCCCACCCAGATCAAGCCGAAATGCCTTGGGCCATTGTGCAGGGTAAGGCCTATACGGATTTACCCAAAGACCTCTACATTCCGCCAGATGCGCTGGAAGTTATTTTAGAGGCCTTCGAAGGCCCGCTCGATTTGCTTCTATATCTGATTCGTCGCCAGAATCTCGATATTCTCGAAATCAACGTTGCCGAAATCACCCGCCAGTACATGTCCTATGTGGACATGATGACCGCCATACAATTTGAGTTGGCGGCGGAGTATCTGGTGATGGCGGCCATGTTGGCCGAAATCAAATCGCGCATGTTGCTGCCGCGTTCCACCCTCGACGACGAGGAAGAGGAAGATCCGCGCGCGCAATTGATTCGTCGCCTGCAAGAGTATGAACGCTTCAAGCAGGCCGCCGAAGATTTAGAAGCGCTGCCACGGGTAGGCCGTGAAATTTTTCATGCCAGTGCCCAAGCGCCCGATCGCAACAGCACCCGCCCCGAGCCCGACGTGGATTTGAAAGAGTTGTTATTGGCGCTGTCTGAAGTACTGCGCCGCGCCGATATGTTTGAAAGCCACCACGTGCACAAAGAAAAGTTATCCACCCGCGAGCGCATGGCGCAAGTGTTAGACAGGCTAGCCCATCGTCAATTTATGCCTTTCGTGCACCTGTTTAAAGTGGAAGAGGGGCGCTTGGGGGTGGTGGTGACTTTCTTGGCCGTGTTGGAATTAATTAAAGAATCTTTGGTGGAAATTGTGCAAAACGAAAACTTTGCCGCCATCCACGTTAGAGCGAGAACGCAATAG
- a CDS encoding CBS domain-containing protein translates to MQSILVQDYMNRQPLLVSDQDNIRAVVSKLIGHNVIGAPVVSAGGALVGFVSEQDCIKEMLNDAFYCEEPGSVTKVMHKEVLTVTPTTSIVEMAQTMLASKPKNYPVIDNGKIVGLFSRQHVLRALLDNDEDCYLRKPS, encoded by the coding sequence ATGCAATCGATATTGGTACAAGACTATATGAATCGCCAACCGCTATTGGTGAGCGATCAAGACAATATACGCGCGGTTGTGTCTAAACTTATTGGCCACAACGTTATTGGCGCGCCTGTCGTGAGTGCCGGCGGCGCCCTAGTTGGTTTTGTGTCTGAGCAGGATTGCATCAAAGAAATGCTCAATGACGCCTTCTACTGCGAGGAGCCTGGCAGTGTCACCAAGGTGATGCACAAAGAGGTGCTGACCGTTACGCCCACCACCAGTATTGTCGAAATGGCGCAAACCATGCTGGCCAGCAAACCAAAGAACTACCCGGTGATTGATAACGGCAAAATCGTCGGGCTCTTTAGCCGGCAGCATGTGTTGCGCGCCCTGTTGGATAACGATGAAGACTGCTATCTTCGCAAACCAAGCTAG
- a CDS encoding VOC family protein yields the protein MFSHVMLGANDIQESKKFYDAILGAMGYKPGVIDDKGRCFYFTKTGVFAISKPINGEPACSGNGSTIGFSAKDPAQADAWHAAGLANGGSACEAAPGVREGAGGKLYLAYLRDPAGNKICALYRVE from the coding sequence ATGTTTAGCCATGTCATGTTGGGTGCAAATGATATTCAAGAATCGAAAAAGTTTTACGACGCAATATTGGGCGCTATGGGTTACAAGCCCGGTGTGATTGATGATAAGGGGCGCTGCTTTTATTTTACCAAGACCGGTGTGTTTGCCATTAGCAAACCCATCAATGGTGAGCCGGCTTGTAGCGGCAATGGCAGCACCATTGGCTTTTCCGCTAAAGATCCAGCTCAAGCCGATGCTTGGCATGCCGCCGGTTTAGCCAATGGCGGTAGCGCCTGCGAAGCGGCCCCGGGGGTTCGGGAAGGTGCAGGGGGTAAACTGTATTTGGCTTATTTGCGCGATCCTGCTGGCAATAAAATATGCGCGCTCTACCGAGTTGAATAA
- a CDS encoding peptidylprolyl isomerase has translation MNLKKILFALALLSLTLPALAANPKVQLDTDLGVIVLEVFSDKAPITAANFLTYVDQGFYNGTIFHRVIPGFVVQGGGMTFDFVSKATRDPIANESNNGLLNNYGTLSMARTSHPDSATSQFFINVNVRGNPHLDPQKSMPGYAVFAKVIKGIDVVDAITRQPRGQFRAYPEAPNNPIRIIKASRL, from the coding sequence ATGAACCTGAAAAAAATACTCTTTGCACTTGCTTTGCTAAGCCTTACCCTGCCCGCCTTGGCGGCCAATCCGAAAGTGCAATTGGACACAGATTTAGGGGTTATTGTGCTCGAGGTGTTTAGCGATAAAGCGCCAATAACCGCGGCAAACTTTCTCACCTATGTGGACCAAGGTTTTTACAACGGCACCATTTTTCACCGCGTAATTCCCGGCTTTGTGGTGCAAGGTGGCGGCATGACCTTTGACTTCGTCTCCAAAGCCACGCGCGACCCCATTGCGAATGAATCCAATAACGGTTTACTCAACAACTACGGCACCCTGTCTATGGCGCGCACCTCGCACCCAGACTCGGCCACCTCGCAATTTTTTATCAACGTTAACGTGCGCGGCAACCCGCATTTAGACCCACAAAAGAGCATGCCCGGCTATGCCGTGTTTGCCAAGGTGATTAAAGGCATTGATGTGGTTGACGCCATTACCCGGCAGCCGCGCGGTCAATTTCGCGCCTACCCCGAGGCGCCAAACAACCCCATTCGCATCATTAAAGCCAGCCGCCTTTAA
- a CDS encoding TrmH family RNA methyltransferase yields the protein MTQKQQDSEAYKQKRKFFDKLLTIYGRKPVQEALQQPGIEIHRLHLADSNKPAAVLDDIIRIAEQQGAEICYHSKQALSRISKNAKQDQGIAVDLILHGYQQADDFLQNLPSQFELIALDGITNPQNLGMIIRSVAASGIAGLLLPTKGGAQIDPLVIKASAGALFRCPIIRCDNLSETLEQFKTKGAQICALSSHAHMSVKDFNPQGAAIYVMGNETNGVSEEIGKLCNQHLKIPMSNGVESLNVAVTASLLAFRSQL from the coding sequence ATGACTCAGAAACAGCAAGACTCCGAAGCCTACAAGCAGAAGCGCAAATTTTTTGACAAGCTGCTGACCATCTATGGCCGCAAGCCAGTGCAGGAAGCACTGCAACAACCGGGCATCGAAATTCACCGGCTGCACTTGGCCGACAGCAATAAACCTGCCGCCGTGCTGGATGACATTATTCGCATCGCCGAACAGCAAGGTGCGGAAATTTGTTACCACAGCAAGCAGGCCCTATCGCGCATTTCTAAAAACGCCAAGCAAGACCAAGGCATAGCCGTGGATTTAATTCTGCACGGCTATCAACAGGCCGATGATTTTTTACAGAACTTGCCGAGTCAGTTTGAGCTCATCGCACTCGATGGCATCACCAACCCACAAAACTTGGGCATGATTATTCGCTCGGTGGCGGCCAGCGGTATTGCCGGTTTGTTGCTGCCCACCAAAGGTGGCGCTCAAATTGATCCACTGGTGATAAAAGCCAGCGCCGGCGCGCTGTTTCGCTGCCCGATTATTCGCTGTGATAATTTGTCTGAAACGCTGGAGCAATTTAAAACCAAGGGCGCGCAGATATGTGCGCTGTCGTCTCACGCGCACATGAGCGTGAAAGACTTCAACCCGCAGGGTGCGGCGATTTATGTCATGGGCAATGAAACCAACGGGGTTTCAGAAGAGATAGGTAAGCTGTGTAATCAGCATTTGAAAATACCCATGAGCAACGGCGTGGAATCGTTAAACGTGGCGGTTACCGCAAGTTTGTTGGCCTTTCGATCGCAATTATAA
- a CDS encoding Rossmann-like and DUF2520 domain-containing protein, translating into MTHIPTLAIYGAGKVGKTLGRLWVDRKLVSLADVVCQSRDSAQQAVAFIGAGTARSSSESLHLADIWLITCPDDSIEQAAKKIAADAALPNNGLLLHCSGNSSSQALGTFGSAASVHPVHSFANPETSLAQFSGSYCTAEGDEAALKLAKHLFTAIGGQWLAINAAAKPCYHAATVTASNHLVTLLDQAVRLAQKAGLNEAQSRALLKPLAQNALDNLFNHGGRASLTGPISRGDTETVASHLGALAHLSDASQDRDLYHALARATLDIAETQAQPPGRLSALKALLRIKPAQT; encoded by the coding sequence ATGACACACATTCCCACGCTCGCCATTTACGGCGCCGGTAAAGTTGGCAAAACGCTGGGTCGCCTGTGGGTAGACAGGAAGCTCGTCAGCCTTGCCGATGTGGTTTGCCAAAGCCGTGACAGTGCGCAACAGGCGGTGGCATTTATTGGCGCCGGCACAGCGCGCAGCAGCAGCGAAAGTCTGCACCTTGCCGATATTTGGTTAATCACCTGCCCCGATGATTCGATCGAACAAGCGGCCAAAAAAATTGCCGCCGATGCCGCGCTGCCAAACAATGGCCTACTCCTGCATTGCTCCGGCAATAGCAGCAGTCAAGCCCTAGGCACTTTTGGCTCGGCGGCGAGCGTTCACCCCGTGCATTCATTTGCCAATCCGGAAACGTCTCTCGCACAATTTAGTGGCAGCTATTGCACCGCCGAAGGCGATGAGGCCGCTCTCAAACTGGCTAAACATCTATTTACCGCCATCGGCGGTCAGTGGTTGGCCATTAATGCCGCAGCAAAGCCGTGCTACCACGCCGCTACAGTCACCGCCAGCAATCACCTCGTCACGCTACTCGATCAAGCCGTACGACTCGCGCAAAAAGCGGGCTTGAATGAAGCGCAAAGCCGCGCCCTGCTCAAACCACTGGCGCAAAACGCGCTCGACAATCTGTTTAACCACGGCGGCCGCGCGAGCCTCACCGGCCCCATAAGCCGTGGCGATACAGAAACTGTCGCGAGTCACTTAGGCGCATTGGCGCATCTTAGCGATGCCAGCCAAGATCGAGACCTGTATCATGCGTTAGCCCGTGCAACCTTAGACATTGCCGAGACGCAAGCGCAGCCACCCGGTCGACTCAGCGCCCTGAAAGCGCTGCTTAGGATTAAGCCTGCGCAAACCTAA
- a CDS encoding PHP domain-containing protein yields MGHTLLNGKMGARLSPFAVWFNPEGAIITRLFDLHTHTLASDGILSAEALLSRASLKGVNVLALTDHDTLDAIPAARQAAAAVGVTLIAGIEVSSQWRGRGIHVVGLALDTEASSLREAVAQMAETRELRAVAIARALAKAGLSDEQGILAKAREQAGSGSIGRPHFARALVAMGKVTSMNMAFKRYLGSGKPGDVKQHFPELADAVALIVAAGGVAVLAHPLKYDLTRTKLCELMADFRAAGGAAVELISGYQEPKATQDLARLINQFELCASQGSDFHMPDQPWQELGCTGVMPDSVKPVWQLPAIATLLS; encoded by the coding sequence TTGGGTCATACGCTTCTCAATGGCAAAATGGGCGCTAGGCTGAGCCCATTCGCGGTTTGGTTCAATCCCGAGGGGGCTATTATTACTCGCTTATTCGACTTGCACACCCATACGCTGGCGTCTGACGGTATTCTAAGCGCTGAAGCGCTCTTGTCTAGGGCAAGTCTCAAGGGTGTTAATGTGTTGGCCTTAACCGACCACGACACACTAGACGCTATTCCTGCCGCGCGGCAGGCAGCGGCAGCTGTGGGCGTCACTTTAATCGCTGGTATAGAGGTGTCAAGTCAATGGCGCGGCCGCGGTATCCATGTGGTGGGCTTGGCGCTAGACACGGAGGCGTCGAGTTTGCGCGAGGCCGTGGCGCAAATGGCTGAAACCCGTGAGCTCAGGGCTGTGGCCATTGCTCGTGCGCTGGCTAAGGCCGGCTTGTCGGACGAGCAGGGCATACTCGCTAAGGCGCGCGAGCAAGCCGGCTCCGGCAGTATTGGCCGGCCGCACTTCGCCCGCGCACTGGTGGCAATGGGCAAGGTCACGTCTATGAATATGGCCTTTAAGCGCTATTTGGGCAGCGGTAAGCCCGGTGATGTGAAGCAACATTTTCCCGAGCTGGCCGACGCTGTGGCGTTGATTGTGGCGGCCGGTGGCGTTGCGGTATTGGCCCATCCACTGAAATACGACCTCACTCGCACCAAACTGTGCGAGTTGATGGCCGATTTCAGGGCCGCGGGCGGCGCGGCAGTGGAGCTTATTAGCGGCTACCAAGAGCCCAAGGCGACGCAAGACTTGGCGCGCTTGATCAATCAGTTTGAACTCTGTGCTTCACAGGGTAGTGATTTTCACATGCCCGACCAACCCTGGCAGGAGTTGGGCTGCACTGGGGTTATGCCAGATAGCGTCAAACCCGTGTGGCAATTGCCCGCTATTGCGACCTTGTTGAGCTAA
- a CDS encoding YciI family protein: MLYAIISEDVPNSTPLRQTARPAHIERLVALQNDGRLVLAGPCPAIDAEDPGAAGFSGSLIVAEFSSLAAAQQWADTDPYIAAGVYASVKVKPFKKVLP; this comes from the coding sequence ATGCTCTACGCGATTATCAGTGAAGATGTACCTAATTCCACACCACTGCGCCAAACCGCACGGCCTGCCCATATCGAACGCTTGGTAGCACTGCAAAACGATGGCCGCCTCGTTCTGGCCGGCCCCTGCCCCGCCATAGACGCTGAAGACCCAGGTGCTGCCGGTTTTTCAGGCAGTTTAATCGTGGCTGAATTTTCCAGCCTTGCCGCGGCCCAACAATGGGCCGATACTGACCCCTATATTGCCGCCGGTGTTTATGCCAGCGTAAAGGTAAAGCCGTTTAAAAAAGTTTTACCTTAA
- a CDS encoding TIGR04211 family SH3 domain-containing protein, with translation MKKILTGCCLLLATQLLSVSSHAQETRYISDELFVPLRSGQGNQYRIVHKGLRSGTAVKFVEVSEDGEWTLVELRTGDQGWIRNQYIKAEPTASVLLESTLAELDKLKTNYANLQKDYRELSGDKSSAINNISSLTEQRDALAQELATVKQVSASAIDLNQRHQTLLEKHQMLQTEVDIIKADNQRLKKDKTYNQWIYGASILGVGMIFTLIVQGLSGRKRKSEWAN, from the coding sequence GTGAAAAAAATTCTAACTGGGTGCTGCTTACTACTGGCCACACAATTACTCAGCGTTTCCAGCCATGCGCAGGAAACTCGCTACATTTCAGACGAACTCTTTGTGCCCCTGCGCAGCGGCCAAGGCAACCAATACCGCATTGTGCACAAGGGTTTGCGCTCGGGTACGGCGGTGAAATTCGTTGAGGTTAGCGAAGATGGAGAGTGGACCTTGGTAGAGCTACGCACTGGCGATCAGGGCTGGATTAGAAACCAATATATTAAAGCTGAACCCACCGCCTCGGTGCTGCTGGAATCAACCCTGGCAGAGTTAGACAAACTGAAAACCAACTACGCCAACCTGCAAAAGGATTACCGCGAATTAAGCGGCGACAAGAGCAGCGCCATTAACAACATTTCCAGCCTGACTGAACAGCGCGATGCACTGGCACAGGAGCTCGCCACTGTTAAACAAGTGTCAGCCAGTGCCATTGACTTGAATCAACGGCACCAAACCTTGCTCGAAAAACATCAAATGCTGCAAACCGAAGTGGATATTATCAAGGCCGACAACCAGCGCCTGAAAAAAGATAAGACCTACAACCAGTGGATCTACGGCGCGAGCATTTTAGGCGTAGGCATGATTTTCACCTTGATAGTGCAAGGTTTAAGCGGCCGCAAGCGCAAGTCGGAATGGGCCAATTAA
- a CDS encoding L-threonylcarbamoyladenylate synthase has translation MAQFFQIHPENPQHRLIQQAAEIVRKGGVIAYPTDSAYAIGCHIGDKNALDRIRALRQLDKNHNFTLMCRDLSELSSYAKVDNQVYRMLKNHTPGQYTFILEATSEVPRRLMHPKRKTIGLRVPDNAIALALLEEMGEPLMSVTLHMPGDEYPMTDPYDIRDGLQHQLDLVIDGGYCGLDVTTVIDLTGEVPELVRQGIGDFSPFEPA, from the coding sequence GTGGCCCAGTTTTTCCAGATTCACCCAGAAAACCCGCAGCACCGGTTGATCCAGCAGGCCGCGGAAATCGTGCGCAAGGGCGGTGTCATTGCCTACCCAACCGATAGCGCCTACGCCATTGGTTGCCACATTGGCGATAAAAACGCACTCGATCGCATTCGCGCGCTGCGGCAATTGGATAAAAACCATAACTTCACCCTCATGTGTCGCGACCTATCGGAGTTGTCCAGCTACGCGAAAGTGGATAATCAGGTGTATCGGATGCTGAAAAACCACACCCCGGGCCAGTACACCTTCATCCTCGAGGCCACCTCGGAAGTGCCTAGGCGCCTGATGCACCCCAAGCGTAAAACCATCGGTCTGCGCGTGCCCGACAACGCCATTGCCTTGGCACTATTAGAGGAAATGGGCGAGCCGCTGATGAGCGTGACCCTGCACATGCCCGGCGATGAATACCCCATGACCGACCCCTACGACATCCGCGATGGCTTGCAGCACCAGCTGGATTTGGTCATCGATGGCGGCTATTGCGGCCTCGATGTTACTACCGTGATCGACCTAACCGGCGAGGTGCCAGAACTGGTGCGCCAGGGCATCGGCGACTTTAGCCCGTTCGAGCCAGCTTAG
- a CDS encoding pyridoxine 5'-phosphate synthase, which translates to MKTALSINLNKIALIRNSREGNFPDVCAHAQACIDHGADGITVHPRPDQRHIRASDVPALAELVAGVKQVEFNVEGNPFAPAMGSYPGFMDLVAASKPDQCTLVPDSDAQLTSDHGFDLTQSGAKLAPIIARLKDQGMRVSLFMDPDISQIELAAKLGADRIELYTGPFAEAFKQHPEKLPALLAQFGAAAQAATALGLGVNAGHDLNLHNLGAFRQAVPALLEVSIGHAFVVDCIALGLPAAMAAYVKACRA; encoded by the coding sequence GTGAAAACTGCACTGAGCATCAACCTAAATAAAATTGCCTTGATCCGTAATTCGCGCGAGGGCAACTTCCCCGATGTTTGCGCGCATGCGCAGGCCTGCATTGACCACGGCGCCGACGGCATCACCGTGCACCCGCGGCCCGACCAGCGCCATATTCGCGCCAGCGATGTGCCGGCGCTGGCGGAACTGGTGGCCGGCGTTAAACAGGTTGAATTTAACGTTGAGGGCAACCCTTTCGCCCCAGCCATGGGTAGCTACCCGGGCTTTATGGATCTGGTGGCAGCCAGCAAACCGGACCAATGCACCCTAGTGCCAGACAGCGACGCTCAACTGACCTCCGATCACGGCTTCGACTTGACCCAAAGCGGCGCCAAGCTAGCGCCGATCATCGCCCGACTAAAAGATCAGGGCATGCGCGTCAGCTTGTTCATGGACCCGGATATTAGCCAAATCGAACTTGCGGCAAAGCTCGGCGCCGATCGCATTGAACTCTATACCGGCCCCTTTGCCGAGGCTTTCAAACAGCATCCCGAAAAGCTGCCGGCCCTGCTCGCGCAATTTGGCGCCGCCGCCCAAGCCGCCACTGCCCTTGGCCTCGGCGTGAACGCCGGGCACGACCTCAACCTGCACAATTTAGGCGCCTTCCGCCAAGCCGTGCCGGCGCTGCTGGAAGTTTCCATCGGTCACGCCTTCGTGGTGGACTGCATTGCACTGGGCTTACCTGCAGCTATGGCGGCTTATGTTAAAGCCTGCAGGGCTTGA